Proteins found in one Alphaproteobacteria bacterium genomic segment:
- the ftsZ gene encoding cell division protein FtsZ, producing the protein MTTSTTTEPLDLTTSSNVENLKDLKPRISVIGVGGAGGNAVNNMIRLKLEGAEFSACNTDAQALGESLAEKKIQLGFEITQGLGAGSRPDVGRASAEEALETVKEHISGAHMLFITAGMGGGTGTGAAPVIAQAAREKGILTVGVVTKPFHFEGAQRMRLAEKGIDELQKHVDTLIIIPNQNLFRVANEKTTFADAFKMADDVLYSGVRGVTDLMIMPGLINLDFADVRSVMSEMGKAMMGTGEAEGDNRAIESAEAAISNPLLDDVSMKGARGVLINITGGHDMTLFEVDEAANRVRDEVDSNAQIIFGSTFDEKLSGKIRVSVVATGIESPESFTLPQNQGFVSNQTQTSVPDTISLFEGSIAANKTEGGNEDLADLSSPDEIDPLDLDHILENDEESQAQKGVIEGNNEQTVLFPQEEETPPAFAELTEEAPAKKETRRPGFFARLAGMARKSEASSHVQKGHDQSSGNKNQASSSKINQIDSPLDEIDTESLEIPAFLRRKNN; encoded by the coding sequence ATGACTACCTCTACCACCACTGAGCCCCTTGATTTAACGACTTCATCAAATGTTGAAAATCTAAAAGATCTGAAACCGCGTATCTCAGTGATCGGCGTCGGTGGTGCAGGAGGCAATGCTGTAAATAACATGATTCGCCTTAAACTAGAAGGCGCAGAATTTTCAGCCTGCAATACGGATGCACAGGCTTTAGGTGAGTCCCTAGCCGAAAAGAAAATTCAGTTGGGTTTTGAAATTACACAGGGACTTGGAGCAGGTTCTCGGCCAGACGTTGGGCGCGCTTCGGCAGAAGAAGCTCTCGAAACGGTCAAAGAGCACATTAGCGGTGCTCATATGCTCTTCATTACGGCTGGAATGGGTGGTGGAACTGGAACAGGTGCCGCGCCAGTAATTGCCCAAGCAGCCCGTGAAAAAGGAATCCTTACAGTAGGCGTTGTAACCAAGCCATTTCACTTCGAAGGGGCCCAGCGCATGCGCTTAGCTGAGAAAGGGATCGACGAACTCCAGAAACATGTTGATACACTCATCATCATTCCCAACCAAAACCTCTTCCGCGTTGCAAATGAAAAGACGACCTTTGCTGATGCCTTTAAAATGGCCGACGATGTTTTATACTCTGGTGTCAGAGGGGTCACAGACCTCATGATTATGCCTGGGTTAATTAATCTGGATTTTGCAGACGTAAGATCTGTCATGAGTGAAATGGGGAAAGCCATGATGGGAACGGGAGAGGCCGAAGGCGACAACCGAGCCATTGAATCCGCAGAAGCGGCCATTTCTAATCCACTTCTGGACGATGTTTCCATGAAGGGCGCAAGAGGCGTTCTGATTAACATAACAGGTGGCCATGACATGACCCTTTTTGAGGTCGATGAAGCCGCAAATAGAGTTAGGGATGAAGTTGACTCTAATGCACAGATTATTTTTGGATCCACTTTCGATGAAAAATTAAGTGGAAAAATACGTGTATCCGTTGTTGCAACTGGAATTGAATCTCCTGAGAGCTTTACGCTCCCACAAAATCAAGGTTTTGTATCAAACCAAACCCAAACTTCAGTTCCAGATACTATTTCTCTTTTCGAGGGCTCAATAGCCGCAAATAAAACAGAAGGAGGCAACGAAGATTTAGCAGACTTGTCCTCTCCTGATGAAATAGATCCTCTAGATCTTGATCATATACTAGAGAATGACGAAGAATCCCAAGCTCAAAAGGGCGTTATTGAGGGAAATAATGAACAAACTGTCCTGTTCCCCCAGGAAGAGGAAACGCCTCCTGCTTTTGCAGAACTAACTGAAGAGGCTCCAGCGAAGAAAGAAACTCGCCGCCCTGGCTTTTTTGCTAGATTAGCCGGCATGGCACGCAAATCAGAAGCTTCTTCGCACGTACAAAAAGGGCATGACCAAAGTTCCGGAAACAAAAATCAGGCTTCCTCATCGAAGATTAACCAAATCGACTCTCCTTTGGATGAAATTGATACAGAATCTCTGGAAATTCCAGCCTTTTTGAGGCGCAAAAATAATTAA
- the ftsA gene encoding cell division protein FtsA, producing MKKTFSKNDLITALDIGTTKICCAIARVEEDNTLKVIGLGNQLSKGLKNGFIVDMEAAVNATLNAVQNAEEMAKETIHDVFVSISGKVASQIIDVDTPITSHEISDSDIQKVLSQSQQAISSTREKKIIHAFPIGYTIDGNRGIRDPRGMYGERLGVSLHVISSPTGLIRNLSTCIEHCHLDVCDFVSSAYASGLAILVEDERDLGVTVLDLGGGSTNIASFMGGHCVYIDNIPIGGIHITNDIAQGLSTPVIQAERLKTLYGSAISTPKDEKETIVVPQIGEDHPTQATQISKATLNKIIRPRLEEILEIVKNHLDQNKLAKAASRRVVITGGGSQIAGIKELASLILDRQVRLGKPLHIQGLSETASGPSFATSAGLLSFALQSRSYYLSEGKMSMGVVERLQAWIQKYF from the coding sequence ATGAAAAAAACCTTTTCTAAGAATGACTTAATTACCGCACTGGATATTGGAACGACGAAAATATGCTGCGCTATTGCACGCGTCGAAGAAGATAATACTTTAAAAGTCATTGGCCTTGGAAATCAGTTATCAAAAGGGCTCAAAAATGGCTTCATTGTTGATATGGAGGCCGCTGTAAATGCGACCCTAAATGCCGTACAGAATGCCGAGGAAATGGCGAAGGAAACCATTCACGACGTTTTTGTGAGTATTTCCGGAAAAGTAGCATCACAAATTATAGATGTTGATACACCGATCACTTCACACGAGATTTCCGATTCAGATATCCAAAAGGTATTGAGTCAAAGCCAACAAGCCATTTCTAGCACGAGAGAAAAGAAAATAATTCACGCCTTTCCTATCGGATACACTATTGACGGGAATCGTGGCATAAGAGATCCTCGAGGCATGTATGGAGAACGATTGGGTGTCAGTCTGCATGTTATTAGTTCTCCTACAGGACTCATTCGAAATTTATCCACATGTATAGAACACTGTCATCTTGACGTGTGTGATTTTGTGTCCTCCGCCTATGCTTCGGGTCTCGCAATCCTGGTAGAAGATGAGAGAGATCTTGGCGTAACAGTTTTAGATCTAGGAGGAGGGAGCACAAATATTGCCTCGTTTATGGGAGGCCACTGTGTCTACATTGATAACATCCCCATTGGAGGAATCCATATCACCAATGACATTGCTCAAGGTCTTTCAACCCCTGTAATACAAGCAGAGCGGCTTAAAACACTCTATGGAAGTGCCATTTCCACACCAAAGGATGAAAAAGAAACCATCGTAGTCCCCCAAATAGGGGAGGACCACCCAACTCAAGCAACTCAAATATCTAAAGCGACCCTTAACAAAATTATTCGCCCAAGACTTGAAGAAATACTTGAGATTGTCAAAAATCATTTGGATCAAAATAAATTAGCAAAGGCAGCAAGCCGACGCGTGGTGATCACAGGAGGAGGCAGTCAAATTGCTGGCATCAAAGAGCTCGCAAGTCTTATCTTAGATCGTCAGGTAAGACTGGGAAAACCTCTGCATATACAAGGATTAAGCGAAACAGCCTCGGGGCCCTCTTTCGCAACAAGTGCCGGACTTTTGAGCTTCGCTTTGCAATCTCGATCTTATTACTTATCGGAAGGAAAAATGTCCATGGGAGTAGTGGAACGATTACAAGCATGGATACAAAAATATTTTTAG
- a CDS encoding FtsQ-type POTRA domain-containing protein: MKKATQPRNKTRRKKAPLWKVSLRKGRVPFVLLLITLGLIWLKSQNVLDKGMTLVHNSIVNLSEKAGFIIEGILIEGRNKTEKEQIYTALNRKKGDSILLCDPSEIKDNLERLPWVRSAMVQRRLPDTLYIRLSERKPLALWQSKKKLSLLDDRGLTMDTIPVSPFRHLPIIIGEGSAEKAPKFLEVVLKVPFMKKKLKAAVYVDKRRWNLHLSNEVLVKLPEENFADALQSLVAMEENQKLGTRDISVVDLRFLPHVVLQMKDKIPARPNSRKPGIGKSRGKEA; this comes from the coding sequence ATGAAGAAAGCAACTCAACCAAGAAATAAAACCCGCAGAAAAAAAGCCCCTCTCTGGAAAGTCTCTCTTCGGAAAGGACGAGTCCCGTTTGTCTTGTTGCTTATTACCCTCGGACTTATTTGGTTAAAGTCTCAAAATGTTTTGGACAAAGGGATGACTCTCGTACACAACAGTATTGTCAATTTGTCAGAAAAGGCTGGATTCATAATCGAAGGCATACTCATTGAAGGTCGCAACAAAACAGAAAAGGAGCAAATATATACTGCTCTCAACAGAAAAAAAGGCGATTCCATCCTTTTGTGCGACCCCAGTGAGATAAAGGATAACTTGGAGCGCCTCCCTTGGGTGCGCTCTGCCATGGTGCAGCGACGCCTGCCAGATACACTCTATATTCGACTTTCTGAGCGAAAGCCTCTTGCACTCTGGCAGAGTAAGAAAAAACTTTCTCTCCTCGATGATCGCGGGCTCACAATGGATACGATACCGGTTTCGCCTTTCCGGCATCTCCCCATTATTATTGGAGAAGGATCAGCTGAAAAAGCTCCAAAATTTTTAGAAGTTGTTTTGAAAGTCCCCTTTATGAAAAAAAAGCTAAAGGCTGCCGTTTATGTGGATAAACGCAGGTGGAATCTTCATCTTTCAAACGAAGTGTTGGTTAAACTCCCAGAAGAAAATTTTGCCGATGCCCTTCAATCTCTTGTTGCTATGGAAGAAAATCAAAAATTAGGGACAAGAGACATTTCTGTTGTTGATTTACGTTTTCTGCCTCATGTAGTCTTACAGATGAAAGATAAAATACCAGCGCGCCCTAACTCAAGAAAACCTGGGATTGGAAAGTCACGTGGGAAAGAAGCCTAG
- the murB gene encoding UDP-N-acetylmuramate dehydrogenase, whose amino-acid sequence MSKTSLLNQLPPVQGRYTENTSMATITWLRVGGPAEVLFKPKDKDDLIAFLQRKPQDVPITIFGVGSNVLVREAGIPGVVIRLGRGFIQCRREEGNTLLVGAGCLDRSVSQYAMEQELGGLEFLSGIPGTIGGALRMNAGAYGREMKDILVSATAVDPNGTIHSIPVNEMNFSHRFCGIPDKWIFLDAHLQGIPEKAEVIKAKIQEIMSTRETSQPTRARTGGCTFTNPDPSESGGLRAWELIDQAGCRGLKIGGALISEQHCNFLINTGAATASDLEKLVHEVHQRVLKNSGINLRMEIQLLGQEKK is encoded by the coding sequence ATGTCCAAAACTTCTTTACTAAACCAACTGCCTCCCGTTCAAGGTCGTTATACAGAAAACACCTCCATGGCAACCATCACTTGGCTTCGGGTAGGAGGACCTGCAGAAGTCCTGTTTAAACCAAAAGATAAGGACGATTTGATTGCCTTTCTGCAAAGAAAGCCCCAAGACGTTCCCATTACCATTTTCGGGGTTGGTTCAAATGTACTTGTCCGTGAGGCAGGTATTCCAGGGGTCGTTATTCGTCTGGGAAGAGGATTTATCCAGTGCCGACGTGAGGAGGGGAATACGCTTTTGGTTGGTGCAGGCTGTCTCGATCGCTCTGTTTCACAGTATGCCATGGAGCAAGAATTGGGAGGACTCGAATTTCTTTCAGGAATACCTGGCACAATTGGAGGCGCCCTCCGTATGAATGCAGGTGCCTATGGTCGAGAAATGAAAGACATCCTCGTTTCTGCCACTGCCGTGGACCCTAATGGTACCATCCATAGCATTCCCGTAAATGAGATGAACTTCTCCCATAGATTCTGTGGCATTCCAGACAAATGGATTTTTCTAGATGCTCATCTTCAAGGAATCCCGGAAAAAGCAGAAGTTATCAAAGCTAAAATACAAGAAATCATGAGCACCCGAGAAACCAGTCAACCTACACGTGCGAGAACGGGAGGATGTACCTTTACCAATCCGGATCCCTCTGAGTCGGGAGGGCTAAGAGCATGGGAACTTATAGATCAAGCAGGATGCCGTGGGTTGAAGATAGGTGGCGCCCTTATATCTGAACAACACTGCAACTTCCTTATAAATACGGGTGCTGCCACAGCCAGCGACCTGGAAAAACTTGTTCATGAAGTTCATCAACGCGTCTTGAAAAACTCTGGAATTAATCTCAGAATGGAAATACAACTCCTTGGGCAAGAGAAAAAATGA
- a CDS encoding UDP-N-acetylmuramate--L-alanine ligase, producing the protein MALSPLSIGRLHFVGIGGIGMSGIAEILHNLGQLVQGSDASESANVKRLKDLGIPIFLGQKAQNIDSASVLVVSSAIKDDNPEIVAAKKRGIPIVHRSEMLGQLTRLKWTIAIAGSHGKTTTTSLVSAVLSAADLDPTVVNGGIINSHGTNAYLGQGDWMVVESDESDGSFLKIPATIGVVTNIDPEHMEYYGSFDVLKKSFCTFVQNIPFYGFAAMCTDNDVVKELIPTIENRSLVTYGLENPAQIRGTNIRTVDQTLSIFDAHISLPDQEEKVLKDVRLSMLGKHNIQNALAAIAIAEKMNLPEKLVRKGLETFSGVKRRFTKVGHINGVHVFDDYAHHPTEIVAVMNTAKEVCKGRVIAVLQPHRYSRLEDLFKEFSTCLKGADEVIVAPVFAAGETPIPNINHETLAQSISEVPKDCIHTIDSPEEIIPLLESRLAPDDYLIFMGAGNITQWAYAISEELKNSASDKPLSTAI; encoded by the coding sequence ATTGCGCTTTCCCCCCTTTCCATTGGACGCCTTCATTTTGTAGGAATTGGGGGAATTGGAATGAGTGGCATTGCAGAAATTCTTCACAACCTGGGCCAATTGGTTCAAGGAAGTGATGCATCTGAAAGTGCTAATGTAAAACGACTTAAAGACCTTGGGATCCCAATATTTTTGGGACAAAAAGCCCAAAATATTGACTCTGCAAGCGTCCTTGTTGTTTCCTCAGCTATTAAAGATGACAACCCTGAAATCGTTGCTGCAAAAAAGCGTGGGATCCCTATTGTACATCGATCTGAGATGTTAGGACAGCTTACACGCCTCAAATGGACAATCGCCATTGCGGGAAGTCACGGCAAAACAACCACTACTTCCCTCGTCTCAGCCGTCTTATCGGCAGCAGATCTAGATCCTACCGTCGTCAACGGTGGAATCATCAATTCCCATGGCACCAATGCATATCTTGGACAAGGCGACTGGATGGTTGTTGAGTCTGACGAATCCGATGGAAGCTTCCTAAAAATTCCTGCGACCATAGGTGTTGTCACAAACATCGATCCTGAACACATGGAATATTATGGTTCCTTTGACGTTCTCAAAAAATCTTTCTGCACCTTTGTCCAAAACATTCCTTTTTATGGTTTTGCCGCAATGTGCACAGACAATGATGTTGTGAAAGAACTCATTCCAACCATTGAAAATCGATCCTTAGTCACCTATGGCCTGGAAAACCCAGCCCAGATTCGAGGAACTAATATTAGGACTGTAGATCAAACCCTCTCCATCTTTGATGCTCACATCTCTCTGCCCGATCAAGAGGAAAAGGTCCTAAAAGACGTACGACTGTCTATGCTCGGTAAGCATAATATCCAGAATGCGTTAGCAGCCATCGCTATTGCCGAAAAGATGAACCTCCCTGAAAAACTTGTTAGAAAAGGTCTTGAGACTTTTTCCGGCGTCAAACGACGATTTACGAAAGTTGGGCACATAAATGGGGTCCATGTTTTTGATGACTATGCCCACCACCCCACAGAGATTGTTGCCGTGATGAATACTGCAAAAGAAGTTTGCAAAGGTCGCGTTATCGCTGTGCTTCAACCCCATAGGTACAGCCGTTTAGAAGATCTTTTTAAAGAATTTTCAACCTGCTTAAAAGGAGCTGACGAAGTCATCGTCGCGCCCGTTTTTGCCGCTGGAGAGACTCCAATCCCAAATATCAATCATGAAACTCTCGCCCAATCCATCTCAGAAGTTCCTAAGGACTGCATCCATACCATTGATTCTCCCGAGGAAATTATTCCGCTCTTAGAAAGTAGACTTGCCCCAGATGACTACCTAATTTTCATGGGAGCTGGAAACATTACTCAATGGGCATATGCAATCTCTGAGGAATTGAAAAATTCTGCGTCCGACAAGCCCCTTTCTACAGCGATCTAA
- the murG gene encoding undecaprenyldiphospho-muramoylpentapeptide beta-N-acetylglucosaminyltransferase, translating to MKKPCVVLASGGTGGHIFPATALAHELLKRGYDVALLTDHRGQRYSDLPDCVTIIPILNKLSGKTSITAKLAKVFPILKAARRARQTLKKLNPVCVIGLGGYPSTPPLLAAILMKIPTIIHEQNSVLGQVNRLFAPYVKSIALSFEHTDRIGKKSKAKCVVTGNPVRPEIKKLSNTRYSPPKKEGPFNLLVLGGSQGARVFSQLIPKSLSLMDASLRSRIHLVQQCREELLETTCTDIEKLGISHEISPFFRDMTQKLGKAHLVICRAGASSVTELIVTSRPSILVPLPHATDDHQTKNARHIETVGGGYVFPEKSLSPKALAEKLSFLLSNPATLNEMSSSLDSQQHTKAAERLAKVVDSLAKPLDKKRNITY from the coding sequence ATGAAAAAGCCCTGCGTGGTTTTGGCGTCAGGTGGAACTGGAGGACATATTTTTCCAGCCACAGCCCTTGCCCATGAGCTTTTGAAACGCGGATATGACGTGGCTCTCCTGACAGATCATCGTGGCCAACGATACAGCGATCTCCCCGATTGTGTGACAATCATTCCAATTCTCAATAAGCTCTCTGGCAAAACATCCATCACTGCAAAATTAGCTAAAGTATTTCCCATTCTAAAGGCCGCAAGACGTGCCCGGCAAACGCTCAAAAAACTCAATCCAGTTTGTGTTATCGGACTTGGAGGATACCCATCAACACCTCCCCTCTTAGCTGCTATTTTAATGAAAATCCCCACAATTATCCATGAGCAAAACTCTGTACTTGGTCAGGTAAATCGTCTCTTTGCTCCCTACGTAAAAAGTATTGCACTTTCCTTTGAGCACACTGATCGAATTGGGAAAAAGTCAAAAGCTAAATGTGTTGTGACTGGAAACCCAGTCCGCCCAGAAATTAAAAAGCTCTCCAACACTCGCTATTCTCCCCCTAAAAAAGAGGGGCCATTTAATCTACTCGTTCTTGGTGGGAGTCAAGGAGCACGTGTTTTTAGCCAACTCATTCCCAAGTCACTTTCTCTTATGGACGCCTCTCTGCGATCTCGTATTCATCTTGTCCAACAATGCCGAGAAGAGTTATTAGAAACAACGTGCACAGATATAGAGAAGCTTGGAATTTCACACGAAATCTCCCCCTTTTTTCGTGACATGACTCAGAAACTAGGCAAAGCCCATCTTGTCATATGCAGAGCGGGCGCCTCTAGTGTAACGGAGCTTATTGTCACTTCACGTCCAAGTATTCTTGTTCCCCTACCCCATGCAACAGATGATCACCAAACCAAAAATGCACGCCATATTGAAACTGTTGGAGGTGGATACGTCTTTCCAGAAAAATCTCTTTCTCCCAAGGCGCTAGCAGAAAAATTGTCCTTCCTGTTATCCAATCCAGCAACCTTAAATGAAATGTCTTCAAGCTTAGATTCTCAGCAGCATACAAAGGCAGCTGAAAGGCTTGCAAAAGTGGTTGACTCACTTGCAAAACCATTGGATAAGAAGAGGAATATCACCTATTGA
- the ftsW gene encoding putative lipid II flippase FtsW, whose protein sequence is MSSLKLRKGPLMFLRTDTSILGRWWWTVDRWSLTALCLLMAIGGILSFAGTPLIAERINLDSYYFVRRQFAMMVPSFILLISVSLLSPQQIRRISIILFGVCLFLLVATLLFGTEIKGARRWISLGGFSLQPSEFIKPSLAIVMAWLFSEKHKNPETPFPLIAGGLYAITAALILLQPDLGMTFVISAIWFTQFFLAGLPLIWVVAGSGLGVTGLLGAYIFLPHVSSRIDRFLDPNAGDQYQISQSLDAFMNGGFFGMGPGEGIVKKHLPDAHADFIFAVAGEEFGLILCLIVVGIFSFIVLRSLSRVFGQNNLFHILAVAGLTTQFALQALINMASSLHLIPTKGMTLPFLSYGGSSLLALSLGMGMLLALTKRGKGGEE, encoded by the coding sequence ATGAGCTCCTTAAAATTGAGAAAAGGACCTCTCATGTTTCTTAGAACAGATACAAGTATCCTTGGACGTTGGTGGTGGACTGTAGACCGTTGGAGCCTCACTGCACTGTGCCTTCTTATGGCTATAGGAGGTATCTTGAGTTTTGCAGGAACCCCTCTCATTGCCGAACGAATTAATTTGGATTCCTATTATTTTGTTCGAAGGCAATTTGCGATGATGGTCCCAAGCTTTATCCTTCTCATTTCCGTATCCCTGTTGTCTCCACAGCAAATTCGCCGCATATCTATTATTCTATTTGGCGTCTGTCTATTTCTGTTAGTTGCAACACTACTCTTTGGAACGGAAATAAAAGGAGCCCGCAGATGGATCAGCCTCGGCGGATTCTCACTCCAACCATCAGAATTTATAAAACCATCACTCGCTATTGTCATGGCTTGGCTTTTTTCCGAAAAGCACAAAAACCCAGAAACACCTTTTCCGCTCATCGCTGGAGGGCTCTATGCCATCACTGCTGCACTGATCCTCCTGCAACCAGATCTTGGAATGACCTTTGTTATTTCTGCCATATGGTTCACACAGTTCTTCCTGGCAGGTCTCCCTCTCATCTGGGTTGTCGCTGGCTCTGGTTTGGGTGTCACAGGCCTATTAGGGGCCTACATCTTCCTTCCACACGTATCAAGCCGCATTGACCGCTTTTTGGATCCGAATGCTGGAGATCAGTATCAAATTAGCCAGTCCTTAGATGCCTTCATGAATGGAGGGTTTTTTGGCATGGGCCCAGGAGAAGGGATTGTAAAAAAACATCTTCCAGACGCACATGCAGATTTTATTTTTGCCGTTGCTGGAGAGGAATTTGGACTTATTTTATGCCTGATTGTCGTGGGCATTTTTTCCTTTATTGTTCTAAGAAGCCTCTCGCGGGTTTTTGGTCAAAACAACTTGTTTCATATTTTGGCCGTTGCTGGACTTACCACACAATTTGCCCTACAGGCCTTGATCAACATGGCTTCTTCTCTTCATCTGATTCCCACGAAAGGCATGACCCTTCCCTTTTTGAGCTATGGGGGATCCTCTCTTCTTGCTCTGTCTCTCGGAATGGGAATGCTTTTAGCCCTGACCAAAAGAGGAAAAGGAGGGGAGGAATGA
- the murD gene encoding UDP-N-acetylmuramoyl-L-alanine--D-glutamate ligase: MSFNIPPLPKSVVLLGLGRSGIASALWLLERGINVIAWDNNQETREKAASRGIPLKDLMEFSWETEKIDALVLSPGIPHTFPKPHPVAQKAKDLQIPIIGDMELFVRGNPKAHLICITGTNGKSTTTSLIGHMLQEAKIPCRIGGNIGICVLDLAPIPEDGFYVIECSSFQLELTPSLHPEIALLLNITPDHLDRHHNLQGYVAAKKLIFNHVKNTAIIGSDDTETATILKDLQSRKSLNVIANVIPDQILNFSSYPALQGSHNKQNAAAAYHVAKTLGIDQKIVEKAFQSFPGLPHRQEVICVHDGIRYVNDSKATSVVAASQALATYKNILWIAGGRGKEESLNTLSPYFPNILHAYLIGEATDSFAKDLEGKIPFTKVQTLDKALLEAHSTALSSGTKNPTILLSPACTAFDQFKDFEARGDAFKRQVHELLKIEKRTSHVS, from the coding sequence GTGTCATTCAATATTCCCCCTCTCCCAAAGAGCGTCGTCCTTTTAGGCCTAGGACGCTCAGGAATTGCCTCAGCTCTTTGGCTTCTAGAGCGGGGCATTAATGTCATCGCTTGGGACAATAACCAGGAAACCCGAGAGAAAGCCGCAAGCAGGGGTATCCCCCTAAAAGACTTGATGGAATTTTCATGGGAGACAGAGAAGATAGACGCTCTTGTGCTCAGCCCCGGGATTCCACACACATTTCCAAAGCCCCATCCTGTGGCTCAAAAAGCTAAGGACTTACAAATCCCAATCATCGGAGACATGGAATTATTTGTTAGAGGGAATCCCAAGGCACATCTTATTTGCATTACGGGTACCAATGGCAAATCCACCACGACATCCCTCATTGGCCACATGCTTCAAGAAGCAAAAATTCCTTGCCGCATTGGGGGTAATATAGGGATCTGCGTGTTGGATCTTGCGCCTATTCCAGAAGATGGATTCTATGTCATTGAGTGCTCTTCATTTCAGCTGGAGCTGACGCCCTCCCTTCATCCAGAAATTGCCCTCCTGTTAAACATTACACCTGACCACCTAGATCGGCATCATAATTTACAAGGCTATGTGGCAGCAAAGAAATTGATATTCAATCATGTAAAAAATACGGCCATCATTGGATCTGATGATACAGAAACAGCCACAATTCTGAAGGATCTTCAATCCAGAAAATCCCTCAACGTCATTGCAAATGTTATTCCCGATCAAATATTGAATTTTTCATCTTATCCCGCCTTGCAAGGCAGTCATAACAAGCAAAATGCCGCAGCGGCCTATCATGTTGCCAAGACCCTTGGAATTGATCAAAAAATTGTTGAAAAGGCTTTCCAGAGTTTCCCAGGACTCCCCCATCGGCAAGAAGTCATTTGCGTTCATGATGGGATTCGATATGTGAATGATAGCAAAGCCACAAGTGTTGTCGCCGCATCACAAGCTCTTGCCACTTACAAAAACATTTTATGGATTGCCGGCGGCAGAGGAAAAGAAGAATCCTTAAACACACTTTCTCCCTATTTTCCCAACATCCTCCACGCCTATTTAATTGGAGAAGCAACCGATAGCTTTGCAAAGGATTTAGAGGGAAAAATCCCCTTCACGAAAGTGCAAACCCTCGACAAAGCATTGTTAGAAGCCCATTCTACGGCTCTTTCTTCTGGAACTAAGAATCCGACTATCCTGTTGTCACCAGCCTGTACAGCCTTTGATCAATTCAAGGATTTTGAGGCAAGGGGAGACGCCTTTAAACGTCAAGTTCATGAGCTCCTTAAAATTGAGAAAAGGACCTCTCATGTTTCTTAG